The following proteins are encoded in a genomic region of Paenibacillus sp. FSL H3-0469:
- a CDS encoding response regulator, whose amino-acid sequence MRILIVDDEPIILGGLVKVIGGAAPVGAEIREAGDAFEALQMMKEYMPDVTVTDLHMPEKNGFEMMEEAKENGLCERFIILTGHDDFEYARRALRYGVVDYLLKPVDKEEVARLLSQVNRNLPSLDSTDCPPHAKRILAYTRLNYMNDLSLDHLAELMHLHPNYISSLFKKVTGDTFVNYLNTTRIKEAQKLLSLHRDLPVVEIGRRVGYENKHYFNKVFKKYTGSTPGAYRDNH is encoded by the coding sequence ATGAGAATTCTGATCGTAGACGATGAGCCGATTATCCTTGGAGGGCTGGTGAAGGTGATTGGCGGAGCCGCGCCGGTCGGAGCTGAGATCCGCGAGGCCGGCGACGCCTTCGAGGCGCTTCAGATGATGAAGGAATATATGCCGGATGTGACAGTAACCGATCTGCATATGCCGGAGAAGAACGGGTTCGAGATGATGGAGGAGGCGAAGGAGAACGGTTTATGTGAGCGCTTCATTATTCTTACCGGACATGATGACTTCGAATATGCCCGCCGGGCACTCCGCTACGGGGTAGTGGACTACCTGCTGAAGCCGGTGGATAAGGAGGAGGTAGCCCGGCTGCTGAGTCAGGTGAACCGGAATCTTCCCTCCCTGGACAGCACGGACTGTCCGCCTCATGCCAAGCGGATTCTTGCCTATACCCGGCTGAATTATATGAATGACCTGTCCCTGGATCATCTGGCTGAGCTGATGCATCTTCATCCGAATTACATCAGCAGCCTGTTCAAGAAGGTCACCGGCGATACGTTCGTCAATTACCTGAATACCACCCGGATCAAGGAAGCGCAGAAGCTGCTGAGCCTCCACCGGGATCTGCCGGTAGTCGAGATCGGACGCCGGGTCGGGTATGAGAACAAGCATTACTTCAACAAGGTGTTCAAAAAATACACCGGCAGCACCCCGGGGGCTTACCGTGACAATCACTGA
- a CDS encoding YheC/YheD family protein, whose amino-acid sequence MKEQISRISNKLTKTRVLAKKAELKRHIPETRQLNQRVLQAMLQNHQMVYIKPCCGSLGEGVIRVEQRILRSGSGAGGNEADSGTTRSYRYQAGTRISTFSNYNEAYEALLTETRGRAYLVQKGIRLLTYGGRPFDIRVMVQRNPQGEWEATGAAGRVAHPHKVVTNGSQGGTIYPVETLLKAYTRSGKRKPLLAQMHRLGVKCAIQLSSVYPGLKEIGVDLALDRRLIPWILEVNTAPDPCPFTKLKDTRMLDRIVRYGKAYGRTYKLKCMKAKRGV is encoded by the coding sequence ATGAAGGAGCAAATCAGCCGGATATCCAATAAATTAACGAAGACAAGGGTACTGGCGAAGAAGGCTGAATTAAAGCGGCATATCCCGGAGACCCGGCAATTAAACCAGAGAGTACTCCAGGCGATGCTGCAAAACCATCAGATGGTCTATATTAAGCCCTGCTGCGGTTCGTTAGGCGAAGGGGTCATAAGGGTTGAACAGCGGATACTGCGGAGTGGTAGCGGCGCTGGCGGAAACGAAGCTGATTCGGGGACCACGCGGTCCTACCGTTATCAGGCAGGGACAAGGATAAGCACATTCAGTAATTATAACGAGGCATATGAGGCCCTCCTGACGGAGACCCGGGGCCGGGCCTATCTGGTGCAAAAGGGCATCCGGCTGCTGACTTACGGCGGACGGCCTTTTGATATCCGCGTGATGGTGCAGCGTAATCCTCAGGGAGAGTGGGAGGCTACAGGAGCGGCGGGACGCGTGGCACATCCGCACAAGGTGGTTACGAATGGCAGCCAAGGCGGAACCATCTATCCGGTGGAGACGCTGCTGAAGGCTTACACCCGTTCCGGGAAGCGCAAGCCTCTGCTTGCCCAAATGCACAGGCTTGGCGTGAAATGCGCCATCCAGTTAAGCTCTGTCTATCCCGGCCTTAAGGAGATCGGCGTCGACTTGGCTCTGGACCGGCGGCTGATCCCGTGGATTCTGGAGGTGAACACCGCCCCCGATCCCTGCCCGTTCACCAAGCTGAAGGATACCCGGATGCTGGACCGGATCGTAAGATACGGCAAAGCCTACGGGCGTACCTACAAGCTCAAGTGCATGAAGGCCAAGAGGGGCGTGTAG
- the sbnA gene encoding 2,3-diaminopropionate biosynthesis protein SbnA — MREQWRDQVNEVIRYFPWYKDLMGNEHENYSLEYLPLMTSDLLDTHYYNNEPDPSLAVYRTSGTSTGRRKAIVYSEEDEQHYIDIKTRLFGELLRGSGCARALADMGTGHAADTALAIFARLGLVNSSIPFELPVEQHIERIQAFQPDLLYTMPSILDHIVHAAEDPLAFGIRKIILVGEIATQEWQQNMARLFGLKPEDITDTYGSIEIGTIAYYSHELGRYLLAEGIVAETVGTEIVGEGLDPLGNGEGILVLTSTVRKLLPALRFVTYDVVRDFRTVEVDGVERQSFQSIVKRVGRELKHGEKISIYDIEQVVYRHLQQARVRVGVSHNALSVYIQSRSADPTCVPVIREEIRSCIPEIGLMIANHLLDDIEVILTAEDGELAGGQVKNKKLYYRKDQMKRQAVEQRAEPQLNSGILSAIGHTPLLKLDHLFPESGFSVYAKMELMNPGGSAKDRPALWMIREAWKEGLIGPGTVIIESSSGNMAISLAMICKQLGMTFISVVDARTTGMNIQMLKALGADIDFIDRPDPETGEFLPARLKRVQQLLAEIPGSYWPNQYASPNNYLSHYDTTMPEIVTELGQVDYLFCSVSTCGTINGLAEYVKDKGLRTRIVAVDAEGSVIFGGHPKKRLFPGLGAGIVPPLRRLELIDRIVHVTDADMVKGCRALARRESILAGASSGAVLAAIRQLKEEIPPGAVCTAILHDKGERYLDTVYSDTWVQSQFGAELLSDTEEFLV, encoded by the coding sequence ATGAGGGAGCAGTGGCGGGATCAAGTAAACGAAGTAATCAGGTACTTCCCCTGGTACAAGGATCTTATGGGCAATGAGCACGAGAATTACAGTCTGGAGTATCTTCCCCTGATGACTTCGGATCTGCTGGACACTCATTATTATAATAATGAACCCGATCCTTCTCTTGCCGTCTACCGGACCTCGGGCACCAGTACAGGACGGCGTAAGGCAATCGTCTATTCGGAAGAGGATGAACAGCATTATATCGATATCAAAACCAGGCTGTTCGGGGAATTGCTTCGGGGAAGCGGATGTGCCAGGGCGCTGGCGGATATGGGAACCGGACATGCTGCGGATACGGCACTGGCTATTTTTGCACGGCTGGGACTGGTGAACAGCTCCATTCCCTTCGAGTTGCCGGTAGAACAGCATATTGAGCGTATTCAGGCTTTCCAGCCCGACCTGCTCTACACAATGCCCTCTATCCTGGATCACATCGTACATGCAGCAGAAGACCCCCTGGCGTTTGGAATCCGCAAAATCATTCTGGTCGGCGAGATCGCTACACAGGAGTGGCAGCAGAATATGGCCCGCCTGTTCGGCCTGAAGCCGGAGGATATTACCGATACGTACGGCTCAATTGAAATCGGCACGATTGCTTATTATTCGCATGAGCTGGGCCGGTATCTGCTGGCTGAAGGCATCGTTGCCGAAACCGTAGGAACGGAGATCGTAGGAGAAGGACTCGACCCGCTGGGTAACGGTGAAGGAATTCTCGTGCTGACCTCAACTGTGCGTAAGCTGCTGCCAGCCCTCCGGTTTGTCACCTATGATGTGGTGAGGGATTTCAGGACTGTGGAGGTAGACGGGGTGGAGCGGCAGAGCTTCCAGTCCATCGTCAAGCGGGTGGGCCGCGAACTGAAGCATGGGGAGAAAATCAGCATCTACGATATTGAACAGGTGGTCTACCGTCACCTTCAGCAGGCCAGGGTCCGGGTCGGGGTCAGCCATAATGCATTATCCGTGTATATCCAGAGCAGGTCAGCAGATCCTACCTGCGTTCCGGTCATCAGGGAAGAGATCAGGTCATGCATCCCGGAGATTGGTCTGATGATCGCCAATCACCTGCTTGACGATATTGAGGTCATTCTGACGGCAGAGGACGGGGAGCTTGCGGGCGGGCAGGTGAAGAATAAGAAGCTGTATTACCGGAAAGATCAAATGAAGCGGCAGGCAGTGGAGCAGAGGGCTGAGCCGCAGCTTAACAGCGGGATATTATCGGCTATCGGGCATACACCACTTCTCAAGCTGGACCATCTGTTTCCCGAAAGCGGGTTCAGCGTATATGCCAAAATGGAGCTAATGAACCCCGGAGGAAGCGCTAAAGACCGTCCAGCACTGTGGATGATCCGGGAGGCCTGGAAGGAAGGGCTTATCGGGCCTGGGACCGTAATCATTGAATCCAGCTCCGGGAATATGGCCATCAGCCTGGCCATGATATGCAAGCAGCTCGGGATGACCTTCATCAGTGTGGTGGATGCCAGAACTACCGGGATGAATATTCAGATGCTGAAGGCGCTGGGTGCGGACATTGATTTCATTGACCGCCCGGATCCTGAAACCGGGGAATTCCTGCCGGCCCGGCTGAAGCGTGTGCAGCAGCTGCTCGCGGAGATACCGGGCAGCTATTGGCCGAATCAGTACGCTAGTCCCAATAACTATCTATCCCATTATGATACGACCATGCCGGAGATCGTGACGGAGCTGGGGCAGGTCGATTATCTGTTCTGTAGTGTCAGTACCTGCGGAACGATAAACGGGCTGGCAGAATACGTGAAGGACAAGGGACTGCGGACCCGGATTGTGGCGGTGGATGCAGAGGGTAGTGTTATTTTTGGCGGCCATCCGAAGAAGCGGCTCTTCCCTGGACTGGGTGCCGGTATTGTGCCGCCGCTGCGCAGACTGGAGCTGATCGACCGGATTGTGCATGTGACTGACGCTGATATGGTGAAGGGCTGCCGGGCGCTGGCCCGCAGGGAATCCATTCTGGCCGGAGCCTCCTCCGGGGCAGTGCTTGCCGCTATTCGGCAACTTAAGGAGGAGATCCCTCCCGGCGCAGTCTGCACCGCCATCCTGCATGATAAGGGGGAACGGTATCTCGATACGGTCTACTCGGACACCTGGGTTCAGAGCCAATTCGGAGCGGAGCTGCTGTCAGACACGGAAGAGTTCCTGGTGTGA
- a CDS encoding MFS transporter: MKLSKEERSWILYDCGNSAYSMAVTTALLPIIFGMFNNVGSSMDLGYFNSIASILVAVLSPILGTIADYKDRKKRFFIFFAALGILATASLAFVSPESGQWQLLIAFYILSAVGFAGSNIFYDSFLVDITEDERMDKVSTRGFAYGYIFSCIPFGISLLLIFLLGMDKAIGYQIGFIITALWWGLLTVPMIRDVKQRYYIEPEPKPVARSFQRIAVTFRNIRQHRIVFVFLLAYFFYIDGVDTIIKMVVPYATSVLGTDALDTFTLLGILLIIQIIAFPCAILYGNLAKTYSARNLIIAGIFTYVISCIAAFFISSVWHIFLLGALIGSAQGGIQALSRSYFAKIIPKENSNEFFGFYNIFGKFAAILGPALMSLTTTLTGDARYSILSIIPLFLIGCFIFITLPKGT, from the coding sequence ATGAAGCTAAGCAAAGAGGAGAGATCGTGGATTCTGTACGACTGCGGGAATTCCGCTTATTCGATGGCCGTGACTACGGCGCTGCTGCCGATTATCTTCGGGATGTTCAATAATGTGGGCAGCAGCATGGATCTGGGGTACTTCAATTCGATCGCCAGTATTCTGGTCGCGGTCCTCAGCCCGATTCTCGGTACGATTGCCGATTATAAGGACCGGAAGAAGCGGTTCTTTATTTTTTTCGCTGCGCTCGGTATCCTTGCCACCGCATCCCTGGCCTTCGTGTCCCCGGAGAGCGGGCAATGGCAGCTGCTTATTGCCTTTTACATTCTGTCAGCGGTCGGCTTCGCCGGGTCTAATATCTTCTACGATTCCTTCCTGGTGGATATTACGGAGGATGAACGGATGGACAAGGTGTCTACCCGAGGGTTTGCCTACGGCTACATCTTCAGTTGTATTCCGTTCGGCATCAGTCTGCTGCTGATCTTCCTGCTGGGAATGGACAAGGCCATCGGCTACCAGATCGGGTTCATCATTACGGCGCTCTGGTGGGGACTGCTGACGGTGCCGATGATCCGGGATGTGAAGCAGAGATATTATATCGAGCCTGAGCCGAAGCCTGTGGCCCGGAGCTTCCAGCGTATCGCTGTCACCTTCAGGAATATCCGCCAGCACCGGATAGTGTTTGTGTTCCTGCTTGCTTACTTCTTCTATATTGACGGAGTGGATACGATTATCAAAATGGTTGTGCCCTACGCCACCTCGGTCCTCGGCACAGATGCCCTGGACACCTTCACGCTGCTGGGAATTCTGCTCATCATCCAGATTATTGCCTTTCCCTGCGCGATTCTCTATGGCAATCTGGCCAAAACCTACTCCGCCCGGAATCTGATTATTGCCGGAATCTTCACCTACGTTATTTCTTGTATCGCAGCGTTCTTCATTAGCTCGGTGTGGCATATCTTCCTGCTAGGTGCGCTGATCGGCTCGGCACAGGGCGGTATTCAGGCGCTTAGCCGGTCCTATTTCGCTAAAATCATCCCGAAGGAGAATTCCAACGAATTCTTCGGGTTCTATAATATTTTCGGCAAGTTCGCGGCGATTCTCGGCCCTGCCTTAATGTCACTGACCACTACCTTGACCGGGGATGCCCGCTATAGTATTTTATCGATCATTCCGCTCTTTCTGATCGGCTGCTTCATCTTCATCACATTGCCAAAGGGGACATAG
- a CDS encoding ectonucleotide pyrophosphatase/phosphodiesterase: MQPQPLSAAKHLIVISYDAFSEDHWEMASRLPNLSKLITGGAYSNRLRSVYPTLTYVVHTTIATGVYPDKHGIHHNNPLQPFVPEEEQRWFWFREAVQVPTIYDAAHKAGLSTAGLLWPVSGKSSIQYNIPEIRALKGENQALKILRSGSPLYCARLELKYGRIRQGIAQPQLDNFTTKCAADTIKRHKPNLLMMHLIDLDDTKHMYGTDCGEVDDVILRMDNRLGEIMQAVEDAGIREQTVIMVLGDHGQFNVRYKLHLNNLLQAKGLIYDKDGVMHWRAYFQSGGGSAYLHVQPGDEEAQRLALAAVDEYRRDGAPGIESVYTEETLKKLHASPVAKVMLEAQRSYSFDEALTDTLVTDLQAEGIRYATHGYSPDASGYRCNLVIAGAGIKQSYPIGDLEMVDIAPTMGRILGLGFGPGDGRVLEEIFEE; this comes from the coding sequence TTGCAACCGCAACCACTCTCTGCAGCCAAGCATCTGATCGTCATTTCCTATGATGCCTTCTCTGAAGACCACTGGGAGATGGCCAGCCGCCTGCCCAATCTGTCGAAGCTAATCACCGGCGGTGCCTACAGCAACCGTCTCAGAAGTGTCTATCCCACGCTCACTTACGTGGTGCACACTACCATCGCTACCGGCGTCTACCCGGATAAGCATGGTATTCATCACAACAATCCGCTGCAGCCGTTCGTGCCGGAGGAGGAGCAGCGCTGGTTCTGGTTCCGCGAGGCGGTACAGGTACCAACGATCTATGATGCAGCACATAAGGCGGGGCTGAGTACGGCGGGACTACTGTGGCCGGTAAGCGGCAAGTCCTCGATCCAGTATAATATTCCAGAGATCCGGGCGCTAAAAGGGGAGAATCAGGCGCTCAAGATACTGCGAAGCGGCAGTCCCCTGTACTGCGCCCGGCTGGAGCTGAAATACGGACGGATCAGGCAGGGCATCGCCCAGCCGCAGCTTGATAACTTCACCACGAAGTGCGCCGCCGATACAATTAAGCGTCATAAGCCGAACCTGCTCATGATGCATCTGATTGACCTGGATGACACCAAGCATATGTACGGCACGGACTGCGGGGAAGTAGACGATGTCATCCTGCGGATGGACAACCGGCTGGGTGAGATCATGCAGGCGGTAGAGGATGCCGGAATCCGGGAGCAGACGGTGATTATGGTGCTTGGTGACCATGGTCAGTTCAACGTGCGCTACAAGCTGCATTTGAACAATCTTTTGCAGGCTAAAGGGCTGATCTATGACAAGGACGGCGTGATGCACTGGCGGGCTTACTTCCAGAGCGGCGGCGGTTCAGCTTATCTGCATGTACAGCCCGGAGATGAGGAGGCGCAGCGGCTGGCCTTGGCGGCGGTGGATGAATACAGGCGAGATGGAGCACCGGGAATTGAGAGTGTATATACGGAAGAGACGCTGAAGAAGCTCCATGCCAGTCCAGTGGCAAAAGTCATGCTAGAAGCACAGCGGAGCTACAGCTTCGATGAGGCGTTGACAGACACGCTGGTCACCGATCTGCAGGCCGAGGGCATTCGCTATGCTACGCACGGCTACTCGCCGGATGCAAGCGGATACCGCTGCAATCTCGTCATCGCAGGCGCAGGGATCAAGCAGAGCTACCCCATCGGCGATCTGGAGATGGTTGACATCGCCCCGACGATGGGACGGATTCTGGGGCTGGGGTTCGGGCCGGGGGACGGGCGGGTGCTGGAGGAGATTTTTGAAGAATAG
- a CDS encoding metal ABC transporter ATP-binding protein, with the protein MQIKGLNVDYFGNSALEGVTLDIPFGHSVGIIGPNGAGKSTFIKALLDVIKKRSGTVKAEGKDIALYRRNIAYVPQKNDIDLTFPITVKDTVLTGTYPNLKLFRRPGKKERTIAERSMAMVEIGDLADKQISNLSGGQLQRVFIARALAQEASVFFLDEPFVGIDMVSERIIVDLFKQLREEGKTILTVHHDLHEVEEYFDLIILLNKQLIAFGDVQDTFTTENIRRAYGTSLGNVMIQGAGGAAHD; encoded by the coding sequence ATTCAGATTAAAGGCTTGAACGTTGATTATTTCGGCAATTCAGCGCTGGAAGGAGTGACGCTCGATATCCCCTTCGGGCATTCGGTGGGCATTATCGGGCCCAATGGCGCCGGGAAGTCCACGTTCATTAAGGCACTGCTGGATGTGATCAAGAAGAGAAGCGGAACGGTGAAGGCGGAGGGCAAGGACATTGCCCTGTACAGACGGAATATCGCCTACGTGCCGCAGAAGAACGATATTGACCTGACTTTTCCCATTACAGTTAAGGATACAGTGCTGACCGGAACTTATCCGAACCTGAAGCTGTTCCGGCGTCCGGGTAAGAAGGAGCGGACTATTGCGGAGCGCAGCATGGCGATGGTGGAGATCGGTGACCTTGCGGATAAGCAGATCAGCAATTTGTCCGGCGGGCAGCTGCAGCGGGTGTTTATCGCCCGGGCGCTGGCCCAGGAGGCCAGTGTGTTTTTCCTGGATGAGCCGTTTGTCGGCATTGATATGGTTAGTGAGCGTATCATTGTGGACCTGTTCAAACAGCTCCGCGAGGAAGGCAAGACCATTCTGACAGTGCACCATGATCTGCATGAGGTCGAAGAATATTTTGACCTGATCATTCTGCTCAACAAGCAGCTTATCGCCTTCGGAGATGTGCAGGACACCTTCACCACAGAGAATATCCGCAGAGCCTACGGTACATCTTTGGGCAATGTAATGATCCAGGGAGCAGGAGGTGCCGCTCATGATTGA